DNA from Oceanidesulfovibrio indonesiensis:
CGGGGGCAGATATGACGCAGAATCCCCCTATGCCCGAGTATGTGCCTCCACATAGCAGCCGAACAGAGCAGGCGGTACTTGCCGGTCTTTCCCTGGCTGACGATAAGCGGCCTGAGGTCTTTACCGAGGTGGTCGGCATACTGGACCCCGGAGACTTCTATTTCCCGGCGCATCAACTCATCTTCCGCCACATGGTGGTCCTGCATAAACAGGGTGCCCCGGTGGATCCGGTAGCCATCTGCGAGTCCCTTGACAGTGCCGGCCTTCTGGAATCCTTTGGCGGCAGAGACTACCTGGCCAACCTTGTTGGATCGGCCATGACGTGCAGCGACTTGCCTTACCATGCCCGCGTCGTCAAGAATTATGCGCGGCGCCGGGAAATGGCCGAACGTACCAGAGTCATACTGGAGAA
Protein-coding regions in this window:
- a CDS encoding DnaB-like helicase N-terminal domain-containing protein, with product MTQNPPMPEYVPPHSSRTEQAVLAGLSLADDKRPEVFTEVVGILDPGDFYFPAHQLIFRHMVVLHKQGAPVDPVAICESLDSAGLLESFGGRDYLANLVGSAMTCSDLPYHARVVKNYARRREMAERTRVILENAYRTSVPIEDIQAQIQELASMGGQAVAGAKPLRFLSLDEMTSEPAPIEWLVRGYLEAQTLSVLFGASNSMKSFLAN